In Drosophila yakuba strain Tai18E2 chromosome 2R, Prin_Dyak_Tai18E2_2.1, whole genome shotgun sequence, a single genomic region encodes these proteins:
- the LOC6530381 gene encoding uncharacterized protein LOC6530381 produces the protein MRKYTICCGFLLIFLDCSRATFNCSAPPNFNNFDINTCCRTPELDMGDVPQKCHKYVSGLKSSNSKYPSYAHLCYPDCIYRETGAMVNGKIKVDRVKQYLEEHVHRRDQDIVSHIVHSFESCLTNVKGHMKSLNIESYKVLPHGCSPFAGIIYSCVNAETFLNCPAQMWKNERPCNLAKQFAEQCNPLPHVPLPSS, from the exons ATGCGTAAATATACCATTTGTTGCGGGTTTTTACTCATTTTTCTGGATTGTTCGCGAGCGACCTTCAACTGCTCGGCACCGCCGAATTTCAATAACTTT GACATCAACACTTGCTGTCGCACCCCGGAATTGGATATGGGTGATGTGCCCCAGAAGTGCCACAAATATGTGAGTGGCCTAAAGTCTTCCAACTCCAAGTACCCCAGCTATGCTCATctg TGCTATCCTGATTGCATCTACCGCGAGACGGGTGCCATGGTCAATGGAAAAATTAAAGTGGACAGAGTTAAGCAGTACTTGGAAGAGCACGTTCATCGGCGGGACCAGGATATCGTTTCCCACATAGTGCACTCCTTCGAGTCCTGTCTGACCAACG TCAAGGGTCACATGAAGTCATTAAACATCGAGTCCTATAAAGTGCTGCCCCATGGCTGTTCGCCCTTCGCCGGAATCATTTATAGCTGTGTGAATGCCGAGACTTTTCTCAATTGCCCCGCGCAAATGTGGAAAAACGAGAGACCCTGTAATTTGGCCAAGCAATTCGCCGAGCAGTGCAATCCACTGCCCCATGTTCCGCTGCCCAGCAGTTGA
- the LOC26534870 gene encoding uncharacterized protein LOC26534870, whose product MNLTSHFLGLVFLLTVYLDLTNSFVAFTQASTHGIFAAIAVPLELPHRNVFVSYNFEANYNLPANWEKWTMFQNGPIESEEVVEDTDTDTETDAESSRKFASGCKNCTAQENEAGGEELEDTTEVLSKERKVRSLLTRSNIYHIFIDKLKRSGFRGESCLLRLICETSAAQLDEFNGVLGSLMHVLFSPSTSESEELPLRYYQAEHDGWNGHCHFYEPGCGESILELISEPFEAIFKHIERNKI is encoded by the exons ATGAATTTGACTAGCCACTTTCTTGGCCTGGTTTTCCTTTTAACCGTCTACCTCGACCTAACCAACTCCTTTGTGGCCTTTACACAAGCCAGCACCCACGGT ATCTTCGCCGCTATTGCCGTTCCCCTCGAGTTGCCCCATCGAAATGTGTTTGTGTCGTACAATTTTGAGGCCAACTACAATTTGCCCGCGAACTGGGAGAAATGGACAATGTTT CAAAATGGTCCCATAGAGTCGGAGGAAGTTGTGGAAGACACTGATACGGACACTGAAACGGATGCGGAGTCTTCTCGGAAATTCGCATCTGGTTGCAAAAACTGCACTGCGCAGGAAAATGAGGCAGGCGGTGAGGAACTGGAGGACACCACTGAAGTCCTGTCCAAAGAACGCAAAGTTAGATCCTTGCTGACACGTTCTAATATCTATCACATTTTCATTGATAAACTAAAAAG AAGTGGATTTCGAGGTGAATCTTGCTTGCTGCGACTGATTTGTGAGACAAGTGCTGCTCAATTGGACGAATTCAACGGCGTCTTGGGCAGCTTAATGCACGTTTTATTCAG TCCCAGCACATCGGAGTCTGAAGAGTTACCTCTACGTTATTACCAGGCGGAACACGATGGTTGGAACGGTCATTGCCATTTCTACGAACCAGGCTGTGGCGAAAGTATACTGGAGCTCATATCAGAACCTTTTGAAGCGATTTTTAAGCATATAGAACGCaataaaatatag
- the LOC6530376 gene encoding uncharacterized protein LOC6530376 isoform X1 — protein MRTGRILVAFILLCFIVPFRAAKCKAAPKSVQNVHVCCSAPLPNWAVFNRECHKSATQASVSSNGISHSQVNYANFLIQCRLDCIFNASSVLQGNRLNQAKVRPMLERAFSSQTTIDVYESNFARCSSLVRSKYQELSPLSRQSDACDRHALFYSLCAYARLIFTCPEKMWQGSNRMCQEAKAYAKKCPWAALKMFMRNT, from the exons ATGCGGACGGGGCGTATACTTGTTGCCTTCATTTTGTTGTGTTTCATAGTTCCTTTTCGGGCAGCAAAGTGCAAGGCAGCGCCCAAATCCGTGCAG AATGTACACGTTTGCTGTTCAGCGCCCCTGCCAAACTGGGCAGTTTTCAACAGAGAGTGTCATAAATCGGCCACCCAGGCGAGTGTAAGTAGTAATGGTATATCTCACAGCCAAGTTAATTATGCGAACTTCCTCATCCAGTGCCGTTTggattgcatttttaatgccagCTCAGTTCTGCAGGGAAATCGATTGAACCAAGCGAAAGTGCGACCCATGTTGGAGCGGGCCTTCTCCAGCCAAACCACCATCGATGTGTATGAGTCCAACTTTGCCAGATGTTCATCGCTGGTCAGAAGCAAGTACCAGGAGCTTTCTCCGCTGAGTCGTCAGAGCGACGCCTGCGACAGACACGCCCTCTTCTACAGCCTTTGTGCGTACGCTCGCTTGATTTTCACCTGTCcggaaaaaatgtggcaaggAAGTAACAGGATGTGCCAGGAGGCCAAGGCCTATGCGAAAAAATGTCCATGGGCTGCGCTGAAAATGTTTATGAGGAATACTTAA
- the LOC6530380 gene encoding uncharacterized protein LOC6530380: protein MNQLTFVSCLLFWSGSQAAFQDFVIGPEAYEDANDVATIGQEFLEEMDEDLMVSFQDVQHDGIVDTNLLMKALMQHANRLGMSLEELATLNMQQEDEEAMNQPGCSTEQDVFGYPEKPTWRDVLFN from the exons ATGAACCAGTTAACCTTTGTCAGCTGTCTTTTGTTCTGGTCGGGGTCTCAAGCTGCCTTCCAGGACTTTGTGATAGGACCTGAG GCCTATGAAGATGCTAACGATGTGGCCACGATTGGTCAAGAATTTTTGGAGGAGATGGATGAGGATTTAATGGTGTCATTCCAGGATGTACAGCATGACGGAATTGTGGATACCAATCTGCTGATGAAAGCTCTAATGCAGCATGCCAATCGCTTGGGCATGAGTTTGGAAGAACTTG CAACCTTAAATATGCAGCAAGAAGATGAGGAAGCTATGAACCAACCTGGTTGCTCAACTGAGCAAGACGTCTTCGGATACCCTGAAAAGCCCACTTGGCGGGATGTACTCTTTAACTAA
- the LOC26535753 gene encoding activity-regulated cytoskeleton associated protein 1: MAQLTQMTNEQLHALIEAVRAAAVGAAGSAAAAAADGADATKGKGSFSTCTHSFGGARDHDVVEEFLANITLYKELEGISDENALKGISLLFYGMASTWWQGVRKEAVTWKDAIDLIRDHFSPTKPAYQVYMEFFQNKQDDHVPIDTFVIQKRALLAQLPSGRHDEDTELDLLFGLLNIKYRKHITRQSIRTFKDLLEQGRIIEHNNQEDEALVAASKNTRGSKRTTRCTYCSFRGHTFDNCRKRQKDRHEEQQEE; encoded by the coding sequence ATGGCTCAACTCACACAGATGACCAACGAACAGCTCCATGCGCTGATCGAAGCGGTAAGGGCGGCCGCCGTGGGCGCCGCCGGAAGTGCAGCGGCAGCCGCAGCCGATGGAGCAGACGCCACTAAAGGCAAGGGCAGCTTCTCCACGTGCACACACAGCTTCGGCGGAGCGCGCGATCACGACGTGGTCGAGGAGTTCCTCGCCAACATCACGTTGTACAAGGAGCTGGAGGGGATCAGCGACGAGAATGCCCTGAAGGGCATCTCACTGCTGTTCTACGGAATGGCCAGCACCTGGTGGCAGGGCGTTCGTAAGGAGGCCGTGACGTGGAAAGATGCCATCGATCTCATCCGCGACCACTTCTCGCCCACCAAGCCCGCCTACCAGGTCTACATGGAGTTCTTCCAAAACAAGCAGGACGACCACGTACCCATTGACACCTTCGTGATCCAGAAGCGAGCGCTGCTGGCCCAGCTGCCCAGCGGCCGCCACGACGAGGATACGGAACTGGATCTCCTGTTCGGCCTGCTGAACATCAAGTACCGCAAGCACATCACCCGCCAGAGTATCCGTACCTTCAAGGATCTCCTGGAACAGGGCCGCATCATCGAGCACAACAACCAGGAGGACGAAGCACTTGTCGCCGCATCAAAGAACACCCGTGGCTCCAAGCGCACCACCCGCTGCACCTACTGCAGCTTCCGGGGCCACACCTTCGACAACTGCCGCAAGCGCCAGAAGGATCGGcacgaggagcagcaggaggagtaG
- the LOC6530376 gene encoding uncharacterized protein LOC6530376 isoform X2, translated as MRTGRILVAFILLCFIVPFRAAKCKAAPKSVQNVHVCCSAPLPNWAVFNRECHKSATQASCRLDCIFNASSVLQGNRLNQAKVRPMLERAFSSQTTIDVYESNFARCSSLVRSKYQELSPLSRQSDACDRHALFYSLCAYARLIFTCPEKMWQGSNRMCQEAKAYAKKCPWAALKMFMRNT; from the exons ATGCGGACGGGGCGTATACTTGTTGCCTTCATTTTGTTGTGTTTCATAGTTCCTTTTCGGGCAGCAAAGTGCAAGGCAGCGCCCAAATCCGTGCAG AATGTACACGTTTGCTGTTCAGCGCCCCTGCCAAACTGGGCAGTTTTCAACAGAGAGTGTCATAAATCGGCCACCCAGGCGAGT TGCCGTTTggattgcatttttaatgccagCTCAGTTCTGCAGGGAAATCGATTGAACCAAGCGAAAGTGCGACCCATGTTGGAGCGGGCCTTCTCCAGCCAAACCACCATCGATGTGTATGAGTCCAACTTTGCCAGATGTTCATCGCTGGTCAGAAGCAAGTACCAGGAGCTTTCTCCGCTGAGTCGTCAGAGCGACGCCTGCGACAGACACGCCCTCTTCTACAGCCTTTGTGCGTACGCTCGCTTGATTTTCACCTGTCcggaaaaaatgtggcaaggAAGTAACAGGATGTGCCAGGAGGCCAAGGCCTATGCGAAAAAATGTCCATGGGCTGCGCTGAAAATGTTTATGAGGAATACTTAA
- the LOC26536180 gene encoding uncharacterized protein LOC26536180, whose product MDGRGTFLVLLILGYFKASQAKFVWSTGGASSLFVAIALPLDLKFEEVFLSYNFEASYDLPRTWKKKPPFLRHGNGTNDDSLLSDHHGHHGNEDFVYDDYYDDDQHSGNKHKNKHKHKQHHHDKKKKKTKPKPGSKPQQNKPKHKHKKKHKSKPKPPPKEEEDDYKDFFQGFPLDGMGDPVGRDRQRRSLLSRTKFYEIMSHRFELHGLGSGDNCLLRLICEANSYQLRDLNGVLGSLIHVMFSPSSSRYEELPKRYYVAELDGRIGNCGGYQPQCEHSVLDMITQPVKNKNKVH is encoded by the exons ATGGACGGACGTGGAACATTCCTAGTTCTGTTGATTTTGGGATATTTCAAGGCTTCGCAGGCCAAATTTGTTTGGAGCACAGGTGGAGCATCTTCG CTTTTTGTGGCCATCGCTTTGCCTTTGGACTTAAAGTTTGAAGAAGTTTTTTTGTCCTATAATTTCGAGGCGTCCTACGACTTGCCAAGAACCTGGAAAAAGAAGCCACCGTTTTTG CGACATGGAAATGGCACAAATGATGATAGTTTACTGAGTGATCACCATGGCCATCATGGGAATGAAGACTTCGTTTACGATGACTATTACGATGATGATCAGCACTCTGGTAAcaagcacaaaaacaaacacaaacacaagcagcatcatcatgataagaaaaaaaagaagactAAGCCAAAACCTGGTTCTAAGCCACAGCAGAATAAGCCCAAGCATAAGCATAAGAAAAAGCACaagtcaaagccaaagccaccaccgaaagaggaggaggatgacTACAAGGATTTCTTCCAGGGATTCCCCTTGGATGGCATGGGTGATCCGGTGGGCAGAGATCGTCAGAGGAGGTCCCTACTCTCACGTACCAAGTTCTATGAGATTATGAGCCATCGGTTCGAATT ACATGGACTCGGCTCTGGCGACAACTGCTTACTAAGACTGATTTGCGAGGCAAATAGCTACCAATTGAGGGATCTCAATGGTGTTCTGGGCAGCCTAATCCATGTTATGTTCAGTCCCAGTAGCTCTCGATACGAGGAATTACCTAAGCGCTACTACGTCGCCGAACTGGATGGGCGGATTGGGAACTGCGGGGGCTATCAACCGCAATGTGAGCACAGTGTTCTCGACATGATCACGCAACctgtgaaaaataaaaacaaagtgcaCTAA
- the LOC6530375 gene encoding uncharacterized protein LOC6530375, with translation MYRTLIFVPFLLLCAIINNIKLVKSALLFTTNSEYGIFMAISVPIGLPHRNVFLSYNYEFNYYQPEHVYKYPPILMGQDFEDSYLTYPTTGREVKGRYCQNCTDWNIEGNTNSTSSNNNSTKAASREKRGLTLMSRSVFYAMLRDKLRRSGFPAEPCLLRLICDTNASQLGEVNGFLGSLVHIIFSPSSSKDEHLPNEYYQAEWDGREHQECAAYAKSCDHNILDLVSVPLEQALSDIVSRRRRK, from the exons atGTACAGAACTTTGATATTTGTACcatttcttttgctttgtgccataataaataacataaaattgGTTAAATCTGCGCTGCTTTTTACCACCAACTCCGAGTATGGG ATATTCATGGCCATATCGGTGCCGATTGGCCTGCCACATCGCAATGTCTTTCTGTCCTATAACTACGAGTTCAATTACTATCAGCCGGAACACGTGTACAAATATCCACCGATCTTG ATGGGTCAGGACTTTGAGGACAGCTATCTCACATATCCGACCACGGGCCGTGAGGTCAAAGGTCGATACTGCCAGAATTGCACAGATTGGAATATTGAGGGAAATACAAATAGCACTTCCTCCAATAATAACTCAACTAAAGCTGCATCGCGCGAAAAGCGTGGGCTAACTCTGATGAGTCGCTCGGTTTTCTATGCAATGCTACGGGATAAACTAAGAAG atcaGGGTTTCCCGCTGAACCCTGTTTGCTGCGCTTGATATGCGATACAAATGCGTCTCAACTGGGCGAAGTCAATGGATTTTTGGGCAGCCTGGTTCACATAATATTCAG TCCCAGCAGCTCCAAGGATGAGCACCTGCCCAACGAGTATTACCAGGCCGAATGGGATGGTCGAGAGCACCAGGAGTGCGCCGCGTATGCCAAAAGCTGTGATCACAACATCTTGGACCTCGTTTCCGTGCCACTGGAACAGGCTTTGAGCGATATTGTAAGCCGACGACGGCGCAAATAA
- the LOC6530379 gene encoding uncharacterized protein LOC6530379, giving the protein MLHLLTCVLIFIPAYRAADPICSQRPDVTALKNCCKLPSLDLSSFNSKCSQYLINGAHISPCSFECIFQAAKALNGTQLDMDNIEKMMKTILKSDEFVHVYVDGFMSCSTQEQALIKTLKRRRVPITGKCGSMAIMYGLCAHRYVYRNCPEKVWSKSPSCNEAREYNIRCDDL; this is encoded by the exons ATGCTTCACCTGCTGACTTGTGTTCTGATATTCATACCAGCTTATCGAGCTGCCGATCCCATTTGCTCCCAAAGGCCGGATGTAACT GCCTTGAAAAACTGTTGCAAGCTGCCTTCTCTGGACCTATCAAGCTTCAACTCCAAGTGCAGTCAGTATTTGATCAATGGCGCCCATATATCACCT TGCAGCTTCGAGTGCATCTTTCAAGCGGCGAAGGCATTGAACGGCACACAGTTGGACATGGATAATATCGAGAAGATGATGAAAACCATTTTGAAATCTGATGAATTCGTGCACGTGTATGTGGATGGATTCATGAGCTGCAGTACTCAGGAGCAGGCACTTATTAAGACCCTGAAACGCCGCCGTGTGCCCATCACCGGAAAATGTGGCTCAATGGCCATAATGTATGGTCTGTGTGCCCATCGATATGTATACCGCAATTGCCCGGAAAAGGTTTGGAGCAAGAGCCCCAGCTGCAATGAGGCCAGGGAGTACAACATTCGCTGCGATGACTTATAG
- the LOC6530378 gene encoding uncharacterized protein LOC6530378: MARQIAIALLICSLVAMASSIPIDVDCTRRQDFNVVKDCCAYPTFRFDQFKSQCGKYMPVGAPRISPCLYECIFNATNTVVNGAINPDNARLMLEKLFGNQDFEEVYFNGLMGCSDSVQEMLSNRRPRPQGKTEQCSPFAIFYGFCAQRYVFNHCPSSSWSGTESCEMARLQNMNCAKPSRGSSRRLL; this comes from the exons ATGGCCCGGCAAATAGCAATAGCCCTGCTGATCTGCTCATTGGTGGCGATGGCTTCGTCCATTCCCATCGATGTGGACTGTACGCGTCGACAGGATTTCAAT GTTGTCAAGGACTGCTGTGCCTATCCCACATTCAGGTTTGACCAGTTCAAAAGCCAGTGTGGTAAATATATGCCCGTTGGTGCTCCCAGAATTTCACCC tGCCTGtatgaatgcatttttaatgcgaCCAACACAGTTGTGAATGGAGCTATTAATCCCGACAATGCCCGACTCATGCTGGAGAAGCTTTTCGGTAACCAGGACTTTGAGGAAGTCTATTTCAATGGTCTAATGGGCTGTTCGGATTCTGTGCAAGAGATGTTAAGCAATCGGAGGCCTCGTCCCCAAGGAAAAACAGAACAGTGCTCTCCCTTTGCAATTTTCTATGGATTTTGTGCCCAGAGATATGTCTTTAATCACTGTCCATCATCCAGCTGGTCCGGCACTGAATCTTGCGAAATGGCCCGATTGCAGAACATGAACTGTGCGAAACCATCACGTGGTTCTAGTCGTCGCCTACTTTAA
- the LOC6530377 gene encoding uncharacterized protein LOC6530377, whose amino-acid sequence MSSVLHLLGFLWLPLLVYSALNDMVGLQKCTELLNTQKLVYCCGKSFLDKFLFVGSNCTPYWDDFGPCRYECLYRHWHLMNQENQINKPELYMMITSLYSPLNGYEKYGAAMKEAHETCEALGSRHADFLLLYSNQVSEMMGMASSTCLPYAMLHAQCTMVYLTASCPREYWMEDAMCNDLQKLLSSCTKKLDEKTNQLKAKDDGLTGNGCKPMDSKGHHLLLASLLTLMVSKLLSA is encoded by the exons ATGTCTTCGGTGCTGCATTTACTTGGCTTCCTGTGGCTTCCTTTGCTCGTTTATAGTGCCTTGAATGATATGGTGGGATTGCAGAAATGTACAGAGCTTCTGAACACACAAAAGTTGGTCTACTGCTGTGGAAAGTCCTTTCTGGATAAGTTTCTATTCGTCGGCAGCAATTGCACACCGTATTGGGATGACTTTGGTCCT TGCCGCTATGAGTGTCTGTATAGGCACTGGCACCTCATGAATCAGGAAAACCAGATCAACAAGCCGGAGCTCTACATGATGATCACCAGCCTCTACAGCCCCTTGAATGGTTACGAGAAATACGGAGCCGCCATGAAGGAGGCCCACGAGACTTGCGAGGCTCTGGGCTCAAGACACGCCGACTTTCTGCTGCTCTACTCCAACCAGGTGTCGGAAATGATGGGCATGGCTTCCTCCACTTGCTTGCCATATGCCATGCTCCATGCCCAGTGCACCATGGTATACCTAACCGCCAGCTGTCCGCGTGAATACTGGATGGAGGATGCGATGTGCAATGATCTCCAGAAACTGTTGTCCAGTTGCACAAAGAAACTGGACGAAAAGACGAACCAACTCAAGGCAAAAGACGATGGGCTAACGGGCAACGGGTGTAAGCCTATGGATTCAAAGGGACACCATTTGCTCCTGGCCAGTTTACTAACCCTGATGGTTTCAAAGCTCCTATCGGCTTAG
- the LOC6530373 gene encoding general transcription factor IIH subunit 1, producing the protein MTTSSEDVLLQMGEVRYKKGDGTLYVMNERVAWMAEHRDTVTVSHRYADIKTQKISPEGKPKVQLQVVLHDGNTSTFHFVNRQGQAAMLADRDKVKELLQQLLPNFKRKVDKDLEDKNRILVENPNLLQLYKDLVITKVLTSDEFWATHAKDHALKKMGKSQEIGVSGAFLADIKPQTDGCNGLKYNLTSDVIHCIFKTYPAVKRKHFENVPAKMPEAEFWTKFFQSHYFHRDRLTAGTKDIFTECGKIDDQALKAAVQQGAGDPLLDLKKFEDVPLEEGFGSVAGDRNVVNSGNIVHQNMIKRFNQHSIMVLKTCANVTSAPSNMTNGTNNANGPVSQSAYTNGMNGKGQATATATKSSADQVDKDEPQSKKQRLMEKIHYEDLGDPLLEGNDDTANGEKAKSKQFELSKVERYLNGPVQNSMYDNHNDPMSLEEVQYKLVRNSESWLNRNVQRTFICSKAAVNALGELSPGGSMMRGFQEQSAGQLVPNDFQRELRHLYLSLSELLKHFWSCFPPTSEELEAKLQRMHETLQRFKMAKLVPFENRAMHELSPLRSSLTQHMNQLLRTANSKFATWKERKLRNTR; encoded by the exons ATGACCACCAGCAGTGAGGACGTGCTGCTCCAGATGGGCGAGGTGCGGTACAAGAAGGGCGACGGCACGCTCTACGTAATGAACGAGCGTGTGGCCTGGATGGCGGAGCACCGGGACACGGTGACGGTCTCCCACCGCTATGCGGATATCAAGA CCCAAAAGATATCTCCTGAGGGTAAACCCAAGGTGCAGCTGCAAGTGGTACTCCACGACGGCAACACCTCAACCTTCCACTTCGTCAACCGACAGGGACAGGCCGCTATGCTTGCCGACAGGGACAAGGTCAAGGAGctgttgcagcagctgcttcCCAACTTCAAGCGTAAGGTGGACAAGGACCTGGAGGACAAGAACCGCATCCTCGTTGAGAATCCCAACCTGCTGCAGCTCTACAAGGACCTCGTCATAACCAAAGTCCTAACCAGCGATGAGTTCTGGGCAACTCATGCCAAGGATCACGCTCTTAAGAAAATGGGCAAGTCCCAAGAGATCG GTGTTTCTGGGGCCTTTTTGGCCGACATTAAGCCGCAAACGGACGGCTGCAATGGCCTCAAGTACAACCTCACCTCTGATGTGATTCACTGCATTTTCAAGACCTATCCCGCCGTTAAACGCAAGCATTTTGAGAATGTGCCTGCCAAAATGCCAGAGGCCGAGTTTTGGACCAAGTTTTTCCAGTCACACTACTTTCATCGCGACAGACTGACAGCCGGCACAAAGGATATATTCACTGAGTGCGGCAAGATCGATGACCAGGCATTAAAAGCCGCTGTCCAGCAGGGAGCTGGTGATCCCTTGCTAGACCTTAAAAAGTTTGAGGATGTTCCTTTAGAAGAGGGCTTTGGCAGCGTAGCCGGGGATCGCAACGTCGTGAACAGCGGGAACATTGTGCACCAAAACATGATCAAGCGATTCAACCAGCATTCCATCATGGTGCTCAAGACCTGTGCTAACGTGACCTCAGCGCCGTCAAATATGACCAATGGTACCAATAATGCCAACGGGCCTGTTTCTCAATCCGCCTATACAAACGGTATGAATGGAAAGGGCCAGGCCACGGCCACAGCCACGAAGAGTTCCGCCGATCAGGTGGACAAAGACGAGCCGCAGAGCAAAAAGCAACGACTGATGGAAAAGATTCACTATGAGGATCTCGGGGACCCTCTATTGGAAGGAAATGATGATACCGCCAACGGAGAAAAGGCCAAGTCTAAGCAGTTCGAACTGTCCAAAGTGGAGCGTTACCTTAACGGTCCTGTCCAGAACAGCATGtacgacaaccacaacgatCCAATGAGTCTGGAAGAGGTGCAGTATAAGCTGGTGCGCAACTCGGAGTCTTGGCTAAACCGCAACGTACAACGGACGTTTATCTGTTCCAAGGCGGCGGTAAATGCTCTGGGCGAGCTGAGTCCTGGCGGTTCCATGATGCGCGGTTTTCAAGAGCAGTCAGCGGGGC AACTTGTACCGAATGACTTCCAACGAGAGCTGCGCCACCTATACCTTTCGTTGTCCGAGCTGCTGAAACACTTTTGGAGCTGCTTTCCGCCCACCTCGGAAGAGCTGGAGGCAAAGTTACAGCGTATGCACGAGACCTTGCAGCGCTTCAAAATGGCCAAACTAGTGCCTTTTGAG AACCGCGCCATGCACGAGCTCTCGCCACTGCGCTCCTCGCTGACCCAGCACATGAACCAGCTGCTGCGCACCGCCAACAGCAAGTTCGCCACTTGGAAGGAGCGAAAACTGCGCAACACCAGGTAG
- the LOC26534538 gene encoding activity-regulated cytoskeleton associated protein 2 — protein MTQMSDEQFRIFIETIKSLGPIKEEEPPSKGSFNNCTVRFSGQRDHDAVDEFITAVETYKEVEGISDKDALKGLPLLFRSIAVVWWKGVRRDAKTWPDALQLLRDHFSPTKPSYQLYMEIFETKQAYGEVIDSFVCKQRALLAKLPEGRHDEETELDFIYGLMQPKYRESIPRHEIKTFRELLDRGRNVERTRY, from the coding sequence ATGACGCAAATGTCCGATGAGCAGTTTCGCATATTCATCGAAACCATTAAATCGCTGGGGCCGATCAAAGAGGAGGAGCCGCCATCCAAGGGCAGCTTCAACAACTGCACGGTGAGATTCAGTGGCCAGCGGGATCACGATGCCGTGGACGAGTTCATCACTGCCGTGGAGACGTACAAGGAGGTGGAGGGCATCAGCGATAAGGATGCGCTCAAGGGACTGCCGCTGCTCTTCAGAAGCATTGCGGTGGTGTGGTGGAAGGGTGTGCGCCGGGATGCCAAGACCTGGCCGGATGCACTCCAGCTGCTGCGCGATCACTTCTCGCCCACCAAGCCCTCCTACCAGCTCTACATGGAGATCTTCGAGACGAAGCAGGCGTACGGCGAGGTGATCGACTCCTTTGTCTGCAAACAGCGAGCCCTGCTGGCCAAGTTGCCGGAGGGACGTCACGACGAGGAGACGGAGCTGGACTTCATCTACGGACTGATGCAGCCCAAGTACCGGGAGAGCATTCCCCGCCACGAGATCAAGACCTTTCGGGAGCTACTTGATCGCGGCCGTAACGTGGAGCGCACAAGATACTGA
- the LOC6530374 gene encoding uncharacterized protein LOC6530374 has product MNFQALSCLVLLKLACVDSTLLFETNSEFGIFMAISVPLTLKNRNVFLSYNYEFNYYQPEHIYKYPPILMGDNWEDSYLTYNTTGGDDGSSSSRSFRSVDANSSTKKRPLPIMSRTNFYIMLKDKLERTGYPAESCLLRLICETNSSTLGQVNGLLGSIVHILFTPSSSNDENLDKTYYQAEWDGLRYGDCSSYASQCEENVLDLISRPLHDVLREVLDRRNGRQ; this is encoded by the exons atgaattTTCAGGCATTATCCTGTCTTGTTCTTCTAAAGTTGGCCTGTGTGGATTCCACTTTGTTATTTGAAACCAACTCGGAATTCGGT atcTTTATGGCCATATCAGTGCCTCTTACTTTGAAGAATCGCAATGTGTTCCTTTCGTATAACTATGAATTCAACTACTATCAGCCGGAGCACATCTACAAGTACCCTCCAATATTG ATGGGTGACAACTGGGAGGATAGTTATTTGACGTACAATACCACCGGTGGTGATGAtggtagcagcagcagcaggtctTTTCGGTCTGTGGATGCTAATAGTTCAACCAAAAAACGACCTTTACCGATCATGAGTCGAACGAATTTTTATATAATGCTCAAGGATAAATTGGAAAG AACAGGATACCCTGCTGAGTCCTGCCTGCTTCGCTTGATTTGCGAAACGAATTCCTCAACACTTGGCCAAGTCAATGGACTCTTGGGCAGCATAGTGCATATCTTGTTCAC ACCCAGCAGCTCTAATGACGAGAATCTCGACAAGACCTACTACCAAGCGGAATGGGATGGCCTTCGTTACGGCGACTGCTCATCTTATGCGAGCCAGTGCGAAGAGAATGTATTGGATTTGATATCAAGGCCATTGCACGATGTTCTCAGGGAAGTTCTGGATAGACGAAATGGAAGACAATAA